The Anas acuta chromosome 1, bAnaAcu1.1, whole genome shotgun sequence genome segment CCACCAGAACCTCTCCGCAGGGCTGCTCTAAATGAGTTCtgtcctcatgtctgggattgccccagcccaggtgcagcaccttgcacttggccttgctgaacctcCTGAGGTTTACATGGGCCCACTTATCAAGCttttccaggtccctttggacggcttcccttccttctcttgtatcgactgcaccactcagcttggtgttgcctgcaaacttgctgagggtgcacccaatcccactgtctgtgtcattgataaagatattcaACAGTACCGGTCCCgagacagacccctgagggacaccactcatcaccaaCCTCCATGTGGACacagagccattgaccaccactctctgggtgcagacttcaagccaattcctttcCCACTGAATGGTCCTCTCTTCACATCCATCTCTGCAATCTGGAGATgaggatgtcatgtgggactgcgtCAAAGGCCTAACAGGcgtccaggtagatgacatcagtcagttttcccttgtcaactgatgcagtcactaATATGGTTGTGTTCTTATCACTTATGATACTGTTACATCCTTCCTCTAGGGGAAATTTTAACATCTGTATACTTCAACTCTTTAGAATTTTCTGTTGTAAAAGCAGGGTTGTGCTTATTTCAATAATGTGTTGAGTAGGCTGActttatttaattcttttaaagaaTATGCCCAGCTGTTTGCAGCATTGATTGCACGAACTGCAAAAGATATTGATGTTCTAATAGATTCCCTGCCTAGTGAAGAATCAACAGCAGCTTTACAGGTAAGAGtacttgtaattaaaaatatccgCCGTTACTGATGGcaactttccttcttttttaaacacttaCAGACATGCAATCATAAAATGTGACTCTCGTGTTGGCCTGAATTTTTCATGAAGGTAGCCTGTCAGTATTTTATGGGCTCACTGGAAAAACTGCTCTTTACATTTGGTTCTTAATACGGCTAtgcacagaatattttaaactttttggCTACAAAGTTTTCCAAAATTAACTTATCATAACATCACAGTCCTAAAGCATAGTACAGCTACCTGTGTTGTGTAGATATTCTAATATTAATGCAACAGATATGACAATACTGATGTGCATTGGCATCgttggctgctttttttccttggctCTTTCATTGTCTATTTGCTTATTAGGGCTGTTTCATTTTGTAGCTACATTTCTGTAGTCTTTCATTCTGCTACAATGCTACTGGTTGTTAAAGGATTGGCAGGGTATGTTTGAAGTTCTCTCTCTGTCACAAAGCAGTTCCTTCACTTTTCAGTAATAGGATGTACTCTTTTGGACCAGCCAGGcaattttgatgtttttatttcttgttcttcctttctttagaCCGCAGAAGCTCTAGGAAGAGCTTGGGAACAGAAAGCAGCTACCAACCAAGGCAGCTATTAGCAAGTGTAGCCAGTATCATAATCTCCATTCCCTGCCTTACAGGAATGGAACTGCTGCAAACAGTTTCTGAGCCCTTTTGCAACATTCAGCTGTTTCTCACTTCCAAAAAATGTCTCAGACCCACAATTCAAAgaatgctgctgtgttttgttttgttgttgtttttttgtttgtttgtttgttttgatgttctgtGTGCAGACCTTGCatattaaatgtcattttttttggaCTCTAGATTCTAAATTTACatcaagtattttctttttagaatgCAACAAGGatacagaaaaatctgtttctttgagAAATCTATTTAAGATCTCCTGAAGGTTTTACACCAGGGTTGATAATCTGTGACTATCCAAAAGCAAATTGGAAACCTTGCTAATAACAATTGAACATACTAATTGGGAATGTAAACACCAGCCTCATTTCATGTAACTGTATCTAATAGTTGAAGACTTCTGCAGCTAAATTAGACTTATTTCATGAGCGAGTTGGGTCTGATTGTAGTGACAGCTAATGCAAGCAAACTAGGGTGCTCCAGAAAGGAATTAGTTATCCAGCAGGGGCATGCTTTCCTCAGAATTGATATTCTAACAGTTTCTCACTTAGTTCATGCAGAACTTGGTTTCAAAAGAACTTCTGATCTTTTTTGCTTGGTGTTGAGAAGTTAGCCTGGGTTCCATCTTTTACTGATTCTagttttgacttttattttctgttgtttgaaTTAGGGCACTATTAAAGATAAAtattctgacattttaaaagactatTTTGTCTTGTCTGATGGTGATTGGAATACTCTAAGGTACGCAATGGAGGTTTAGTTGAAAAAGGTAGATAGACACCTGATAGGTAGGCTTAAGTGATAAAAGGGGCTGCCACCTTAATACCTAACACAATTTACTGGTCCCTCTTGAGGTCTTTTGTGTCAAGGCTGATGCATATTTTGCTCAAAAATGGCAGTTTACCTGCAGTCAATCTTCTAACAGCTGAGACTGAACTAACTGAGATGGATTCTATATTTTGAGCTTGTAtgtttttctattctttctcTGACCTTTCTTCCAAGGTCTGTCAAGTCTTAGGTGATATATTAACCTTCACTGTACATGAGCCTTGCAGAGCAGGAGATGAATATGTTCAAAAACTTATCAGTTTAAGCATGATTATAAGGAGACCCATTAACCAGGTTTTAAGGGTTTGGGTAGTAGCTAAAAAAAGTGTCTGAAGCCAATTTTGTTTCATCTGTTCTGTAATTGAGTTGGAACAAGTCTGAGTAGCTTTAAATTTGGTAAATATTTTACCTGAATGCTGAAGCTCAGGTGTTTTATTTCACTAACTTTGTCTAAGTGAAGcatttttgttcagaaataaaatatgtgattTTGTTAGTTTCATGTGAAATATGCTATTTAATAGGAAGGTCTAAATAAGGTCCCCATAAGATTTAAGGATAGTTTTCAGTACCTGTGTGGGGAAGGGGATAAATATTCACTTCTTATCAGGAGAGCTAAGTGTTGCAATATGAAAGCAGCTAACATCTCTATTTGGTGTTTTTCATTTACTCCATGTGGATATGCACTGTGTTTCAGGCTGCAATCTCTAATGAGTTACTCTGAATTTACTAGTATAGAATTTGGGGATAAAGGGAGAATCTTTGTTTTCCAGGGGGCGTTAACCGTCACATACTGCCTCTCCTCCATAAGAAAGTCAGTTTTGTGTATTTGAAGATCCTTACTTGTCTCCGTTCCATTTTAAAGGCTGCTAGTCTGTATCgattagaagaagaaaatcacGAAGCAGCTGCCCGTCTAGAAGAGGTGGTTTATCGTGGAGATATGCTACTGGAAAAGATACAGAGTGCCCTGGCAGATATTGCCCAGTCACAGCTGAAGACGAGAAGCGGCACGCATAGCCAGCCCCTTCCGGACTTGTAGCACCAGGGGGCAGTGCACCCCTGCAAAATGCAACTGTGAAAGCCACgtgaaaacacagctttgtaTCTACAGGGaactgcagcacccagccctgctcctgagGGACTACCGAGTGCTCTGATCATCAGTAACGATGTCTTTCCTCAGAGGTTAAGTGGCATGTGACATATGAGAAACATATGATGGTTCTGTTCTCAAATTTCACATCTTAGTGTATATTTCTTTGACTTAAATTTTGACTTAAAATTTGACTTAAAATTTGACTTAaaatttttctttgactttttttttctgttcatagATATGTCTGACTTCAATCTGTTACTTTTTATATGGGCCTTAATgtctaaaagaaacaaagttaCCATAGTGGTATTTGTGTAATTTACTCATCGGTCTGCAAACTTGTATGTTCTTGGtgtattttctgtaaagctCAAATAAGTTGCTTAATTTGCCAGAGTTCATACAGATAATGCTAGACAATGGCACAAATACAGTGGTGGCCATCTGTTGTAATTAACAAAAATGGTAATTAAACATTTGTATTACTACTTAGCTTATCttttacaaagcaaataaaGGGGTAGGTAATCTCTAAAGTTTGCAGAGTAAGTGTTCATGCCATTGGcatctcatttaaaaataaataaatctgcagaTACGTGGTATGGCATCTCTTATCATTTGTAATTCACAAACGGGTCTTTGACTCCATTGCAGCCACTGATGTGCTGTTACTTGCTCattgctctgcttctgctgctgctctgcattcTCATGGCAACTGGTGAATTCCTCTAAAGCAGACAGCAATGAGGAAGCATTGGATGGCTCTGAGAAACTAGCAGTGGGAACTGAAAGTAACTTATGTGATATTGCTTTTCAGCAtaagcagctgctgccatgtgAATGCTAAAATCATAAGCACTAAAAGTCCTGTAATGCCCACCATGCTGTAGAGaggtttttctttctatcttcACACACTGAAAAAACTTGTGCCCCTCATCCTAGGACTCTAGAAATGCCGACATCTTTTCTTccacttggaaaaaataaaatgcaaaataaaaccaccaaaaacaaacccacCAGATGATTTGGGCTTCAGCACATGAACTTGGAGTCAAACTTGGTCACTTTCTATGTCTTTGAGTTACCCGACTTGTGTTATTGTGTTTATTTCTACGTCTACTCATTTCCTGTTCAAGACTACATTCTGTGTATTGGACGCGCATCAGCTTAGGTAATGTGTATTGCTAATGTGGATGGACAGATAAGAGCAATTCAAGTAGGTCTTTAGCAATCTGATCTGTAGGGAATTAGATCTTTCTGCTTAGTAGGCTGCACCAATGGAATGAAGAGTGTAATGTGGCACAGAATGGTAGGTGTTGTAGCAGCATGTTTTGCGGATTAAAAACTACAAAGCTGTTCCAACCTGTAAAGTAATAAAATTGACATATTTAATCAGgcttgtatttaatttaatatttagtcAAACTTGCATTTCTGTAGTCATAAATTTAGTCTGTTATTGTCAGGCTTACACCATACAGATTCCTCAAAAGAAACAACTGGGGAGGTAAAGAGGCTACACAAAGCACAACTCCAGTTCTGTAATGGTATAGTTATGTAAAATAACTGAGCTGTGGCAACTTATTAAGCCTTGTAAATATGCCTGTGGCCAACGGAGGCTGAGGGgcaaaattttaatttgaagtaaGCTCATCAGGCCTACTCTTTTCTGGGAAAACTGCATCCAGTGCATCTGaagatgatgatttttttaaaaaagctaatAGACTTGGAAATCTTTAAGTGAAGTGCTTGGCTTTGCTTACGTATTTTATAGGTATTGAGACAtcttaattttgtatttgtacatTCCTGGAAAAGTAGATATTATAGTAGTAATATAGTAATCTACTATAGATTTATAGTAGATTCCCTAGTACAGTTTAATATGGGCATCACCTCAAATTTGTTCACTTTGAAACTTCCTTTTTCAGAGATGGTGTACATCTTCACTAACAGTACAGTTTTTgttccatatatttttatttttgtacttgaAAACTGCTGTATTAATGCAACTTATTAATATTGCTTAGCTGTataaattttcctttatttgaaTAGAGTAGACCACGACCACTTTATGTTAAAGTGTGTGTTGGTATCTAGGTTAATCacacttgaaagaaaattttaagagGTATAAGCTCCCAGTATGTATATGTGGTTTCTCAGACTCTGCCTGTGTGTGGTTTAGCAAATGCTGCCGATTTAATTAATAGGGATGCAGTCTGATCCAGGTTAAAAAGCAGGAAGGCCAACATCATTCCTCTTTCCTTTGAGAATGTAATGATTGGGTGAGTGAGTAGCAATGTAAGATGTGACCCCGCTAATCCTCATATGCTGTGTTGCTGGACTAGCTATTGTAAGTCCTTACCTGCTGTTTCCCAGGCTGCAGCTCATTCTGTAAGGCTCCATGGCTTTTGGTGTGTTGTGGCAGAAGGGGAATAACACCTATTTGCTACAGCTGTCTAGTGGAGAATGCATTAGGTCTGGGGCTTGGAGATGTGGAttcttttcccctctgtgtGAGATGGGTTGATTTGTCTGGTCCCTGCTCTTGgggcttaaatattttttatttaaaaaaaaaaaaaaagaaaaaagtgtacAATCTAATTATGGGGCTGTTTTGAAATGGCTTAATGTGCTACACTCATGCAAGAATTGTGGAGTATGCAGGATTACTGTGCCAGTATCTTCTAGCACTCTAACTTTCAGGGGGGGAAATGAAAAGGGGGGAAGCCAATGACCCATAGCAAAATGCATTGTGTCCTCCCTGAGAAGTAATGTCTGCTTCCTGTTTCAATGTTAggggggaggatggggaaaaGGCTGCAGAACAGCTGCTAACAAACGTATCAGGTTACCCACCAGAGAGCTGTAAAAGAGAACTTGGGTGGAGATGAGAATAAATGGAGGAGGTGAAGCACcacaggaagaaagcaaaagtacTGGGCAGGTATAAAAGAGTTCTGCATATTATGTTGGACAAGGAGTGCTGCCCGGTGAACAAATTGTGCTTTGAAGAAAGATAGTGCAGAGCATAATGGAAAATTCCATTGGAAAACAATCTCGACCACTTCAAATGAGCAGGAGTGTTTCATGCTGAGAATCTATATAGCCCACTGGCAAAGATGTTGGAATCAATGTggtaaataaaagcagatgatCAAAGCCTAGTGTTTTTTACCATAAACAACCAtgcctggaggagaggagcacCTTGCAGTGGCTGTTCTCaattttatatacaaaattaAGGAGGAGttcacacatttctttttaaagggcCTGTAAAAAGTGCattaacagtattttaatttcatgtctTCATGGAGTTAATCCTGATATTATTAGTTGATGTTTGAAGCTCGGGGAGCTTCTGCATGTGTGGCATGGGGAAGGAGAGGCTGCCCTGGCCACCCTGGCAAAGTTGATACCAAGAGATTTTGGGAGTCCGCAACAAAAAAGGCCAGAGTCAGTTTTGCTTGAAAGGACCTAGGGGTCCTGACAGACAGCAAGCTGAGCATGAGCCAGCGGTTGGCGTTGGCCAGTGGCAAGGGCCAGTGGCATCTTGGGCTGTTATCTGGAAGCACAGCTAGTACATCAAGAAAGTGATCACttgcctctgctcagcacttgtGGGACTGTGTCTGGAACGCAGTACACTGCTGGGTCCctgacatgaaaacaaaaaaaagtgttgatgGACTACAGCAAGTTCAGCAGAAGACTGCTGGTGgcatgggctgcagcacctcactGGTGAGGAGAGGCTGATGAAGCTGGTCCTGTTCGGCTTGGGGAAGGGATAACGCTGGGGGAATGTAACCACAGCCCGCCTAACCACACAGCCAGTGTGGGAAGGTTATGAGACGATGGGGCTGGGCTTGTCAAAGCACTGCGTGGCAGGAGAGTGATAGACAGAGGGCAAAAATTGCAACAGCAGAGGTGAGGTTTAGAGCAGTtacaaacaaaagcttttccacCATTAGGACAGATGTTTTGGAAGATGGTCCCCAGAGAAGCTGGAAgtccttggagattttcaagaCCTGACTGGATGAAGCTCTGAGCAACTTGGCCTGGCCTCACAATGACCAACCCTCAATtaggaggttggactagagacCTCCTGATGTCTTGTCTGACCAATGATCCTATGGATGCTAGGCATGTTAATTGTTTCAGAAAGAACCAGGAAACTGTAAGGGAATGTTGTTTCCTTGTCCTCTTTCTAAAAAGGCAGATCTGGAGGACAGAAAACGTGAAGTGTCTGGTATCAGCCTCATTCCTATTGCTGAGACTTTGTGGTCTCTGCACTGTAAGGCTGTCGAGTTGCTCTCAGGTGTGGTGTGAAATTCCATGCTGAGGCAGCCCAAGTTTCCAACAGGTGCCCTTGGAGAGCGTGATATGCAAAATCCCCATCctacactgaaagaaaattgatCTGTCAGATGATGCTGACTCATTATTAGACAAAGGCAGTCTTctctaaagaaagaaattgtatTTGTCTTTTATATAGCTTGTTTTGCCTTACATAAGAAATAACTAAAGTCCTATTTTCAGGCACCAGACAAGAACAAAGTTTTTTTCTagagttttctttcaaatctatGGAAGAAAGTTtgaatggattttattttctgaggagAAAATTTGTCCTTTTTACCTCTAACTGCTAGGACTATATTCTAGCAACAAAGGGCACAGAAAAAGTTTGCAAATAAGGTGTGTTTTCATGCTCCAAATATGTCAGCCACTATGTTGTATGTGCTTGCAATGAGTACACTTCACAGTGGCAATGACCCTCAGGAagtgtttgtctgttttaatgTGGTTAGTGTAACATGCTTCGTAGGAGTATAGCTTCACAACTATTATATACTGATTGTATACACTTACACACAGGTTTTATGTTGATTTATGTTTCTAGGAAAGATTTGTAGGAAATCTTACTAGTCCATAGGCTAAGCAAGCAGAACAGCCTTTTTAtattcttgctgctgctgtagccACCCAGTATAGCCCAACAGCTAAGGAAATTCAGCTCCTGCTCTGACCACAAAAGACCTATCTATTTTGTAACTGCTTAGACTGTCACcacatttcttctgaatttctgtCTGTAGCTAACATTCATGAAGTATAGCGGAGTAGTACAAACAGACCTTCCTTTTAATATGATATGTACTTACCATAAATACTACCAGACTCCTTCAGAAGTTTCCTGGATTTAGCCTCTTTAGCTTACATACTTCACTGAAGTCCTAAATGAATTAATCCTGTGAAGTGGAAATCTGTAGCTGAATAGGGACTGTGCAATCTGACTGCAAAACATCCTTTCTCCACCCGGCCCACTTGAAAAGAGAAGATTGAAATAGAAGCCCTCTTTCAGGAAACAATGTAATTCACTCTATGGCTGTGTGGGAGAGCAACTGACTACACATTATCTTTCCACAAGTGctaaagaaaaatcataattGTTTTCTCAAGCTGTAATCCAGGGGAGAGAAGCCTTATTCATAAAAAGAACACCCTCAAAGCTAAGAACTCAAAAGAAGAGGGCTCTTGCACCAAGACCCTACAAAGCCTGTGGAAAAGGGGCTTCTGCAGGCATCTCTCCAGTGTCTTCTCAAGGTGTCCAATGGAACAAGAATAGAAGTAACAATCTGCTTGCGTGGTGCCTAGGGAACTGCCTCCAGTCAGGAAAAACAGGAaggttaaattttatttaagtgCTGAACAGGAGGGGTGTTCATAGAAAAATACTAGGACAGCTCTGATACGCAATTGTACACAACATATCAAAGTTGttgaacaggctgcccagggaagtggttgagtcaccatccctggaggtcttcaggAAACATATGGACTTAGAACTTAgaaacatggtttagtggtggacttcagtactaggttaaaggttagactagatgatcttagaggtcttttccaacctgaatgaatctatgattccatgataaagtgcatctttctgaaaataaataaataaataaattacagttcCCCTGCTTCCTTTTCAGAAGGTATCAGAAATAGGGTGGGTTCTGCTTACAGCCCACCTGCCATTTCATTTTGAATGCTCCTATCAACAAGCACTCAAAATAATATTTGGTTTTGGTATTTGGACAGTTTGCAGATTCACCAGTTAGATAAATCCCTCCCCATGTGACAGGGAGCACTATAAATGTTTGATGAGCCTGAGGATGAAAGTGAAGCCATGACCAAGGATGTTTTTCGGTGTGCCCATTTCACTTGGCATTCCAAAAATTGCAATAATCCACTGTTAGAAGGGATTCTCTGGTACAGTGATGCAATGACGGCACAATAATTTGTCCAACCTCCACTGTAAAAAAGTCAGCAGAATCACGCAGCTATTGTCAAAGGCCGTATGATGGAGAGGAAGCAGACCCTTTATTTTAGTGGcactgtgtatgtgtgtatgatACTAAGGAAGTTACCTCGCTGTCCCAGGCCCCTCAGAGATGGGTATTGCTCTCTGTACATTTACAAAGAGAAAGGCATGGCCTAAAGTGAAGCTTCCATCAAACACGCTTCCTTGAATGATCGAAGCATCATGTGTTGCTTCCATCAAATGCTGCAGAACCATTTTAGACCACTTGGAGGGCAGTGAGGGGCATAGAAATGCCCAGCCAGTTCTCCACCACCTGGTGAAGTACCTCCCTCTCTTGCGCAGCTCCCACCACGTGGCTCTCTCTATGGCATCACAGTCAGGGttggggctgcagcctggacATGCCTTCAGAGTTGGGGAGGAAGAAGTTGGGTCACACCTAAACTGAATCCCTAAAATAATCTCCAAGAGACTGTACAACATCATCCCCCTTCCCCAAAAGTCACTGAGTTTGAAGTAAAATTACACAACTGGTTAAAATTAGCATGGTTTTAATTTGTACTTTGAAAGCCAGCTATGAAAAGGTGCCCACAGTTGATCTTGGTGAGGTGTTCCAACCTGCTTTAGACGTCCAAGGGCACAAACCACCCTGCTTTAGAAATCATTGCTGGCAAAGGAGAGACGAAGCTCCCAGGCACCACTGAAGTACTCCGATTCTCAGTGGGTTGGATAGGTTTACAACCACAACTTCCCCGGGGCCACGGGAGTGCAACAACAACGGGAATCCTTCCTGTGACTCAAGCAAACTGTGGAAGAGGCCTCTGGTGTGCTCAGAGTGAAAACTCCAATGAGGCAGAATGGGAAGCTCTGACTTGTTCTGTTGTGTGCTTAAGTGTACAAAGTGTAATTCCGCTCAGCGCATTAGTGTTTCTCATCTGAGAACAATTGTGTTTAACTGCTTCCCTCTCTTGCTTCCTCAGCAGGTATTTtgctgcagcaacagcagcaggtgAATGAGTATATGGCCACACAAGTACACACATCAGATTCCTTTCACCTGGCCCTCTACTGACTTGTTACAACTAACAGCAGGTTAATCCCTGGTAGCCACTCCCACAGGAGATGTTCAGGTGGTTAGGCATGCTAAAAAGGCACTGTTTTGACCTCAGCAGGTAGGTACAGCTGGGGAGAAAGGGATCCGTTTTCACAAAAGTTCTGTTTTATGAGTTAAGAAAATGGCTAGGCATCTGTAGATGCCAGCATTCCTTGTGTTACTTGTTATTTTGGGCTAGGTCATATTTAATTGTCTATTGTGCAACGGTGGGTACCAACCTCTTCTGGAGTCCTGACTTTGATGAGCTTCGGAATAGACCATAAATCAGTAGTCCAAAATGCAAGAGATGCATTTATTCCAGGGACATTGTAACAAGAAGAATCCTATGGAGCAGCATCAGAAATGAGTCTGATTCTTCAGGGTAGTTAAGTTAAATATTTACCCCAATAAGAAAAATTGTACTTACACTCCGCCTGGCTCTTTATGCTTGATTGGTACCAGAATAAAGCTACAATAACATAACTTCTCTTTT includes the following:
- the MED21 gene encoding mediator of RNA polymerase II transcription subunit 21, with amino-acid sequence MADRLTQLQDAVNSLADQFCNAIGVLQQCGPPASFSNIQTAINKDQPANPTEEYAQLFAALIARTAKDIDVLIDSLPSEESTAALQAASLYRLEEENHEAAARLEEVVYRGDMLLEKIQSALADIAQSQLKTRSGTHSQPLPDL